AGACCCTGGCGCACGGCCGCTGCGCTGAATGCGGTCACCTTGGCCAGCGTCTCGCCGCGGACTTCCTCCTCTGTCCACCCGAACATCCGCTCGGCGAATTGATTCCAGTAGAGGATGACGCCGTGCTTTCCGGTGGCCACCACGCCCTGCTGGACCACGGCCAGGATCCTGGCCTGGAACTGGATCCGCTCGTCGGCCTTGGTCCGCTCCATGGCCTCGGCCATGATCCGCTCCTTGGCATCGTTGCGGATGAACTCGTTGGTGGCCTGCACCTCCCTCAGGGCCCGTTCGGTCTCCGCCTTGGCCAGGAGGTGGCGGACCATGGGCTTGATGAGCAGGTAGTACATGGAGGGGAAGCAGACGAGGATGAGGGTCCCGGAATCCACGAACGCCATGGTCAGGTGGTCGTCCAGGAACAGGGGCTCCAGGGCCACCATGATGGTGAGTTCGGTGATGACGATGATCGCCGACACGATCAGGAAGGACCGGATCACGCCCCGCGTGAGGGATGTGGGCGGTGGATTCTCCACCGGCGGCGGTGTCGGCCGGATGGGAAGGGGGGAGGGCGCTCGGCGCGGGGCAGTCACGGATGACCTCGGATGGTGGAAATCCTCGGGCTAGCGGATGTCGACGAGATCCAACTCGAAGAGCAGCGTGGCTCCGGGAGGGATGTCGTCACCGATCTCGTGGGGGGCGTAACCGAGGGCGGGGGGCACCCGGAGCAGGCGCTTCCCGCCCTGCCTCATGGTCGCAAGGCCTTCGTCCCACCCCTTGATGACCCGGCCGACGCCGAGGGGGAAGGTGGCGGGATAACCCCGCTTGCGCGTGTCGAGGAAGAGGCGCCCCTTCTGGCCGCTCTCCTCCACCCAGCCCAAGGCCTCGACCACGCAGGTCTGGCCGATCCGCGGGGAGGGGCCGCTCCCAGGGGCGAGGTCCGCGATCCCCAGGCCGCTTGGGGAGGTGGACAGGTGCGGTGCGGAGGCCTGAGGGGTACGGCACCCGTAGACGGAGACGAGCAGGAGGACGGACAGGCAGGCGATGCTGGCGCGCATGGAAGAACTCCCTGGGCTGGATGGACCGTCCAGCCTATCAGAGGTGGCTCCCGGGCGGTTTCAGGGGGAGCTGGCCGGGGTAGGGATTTTCCCCAGGGCCGGCCAGTGCCCGTAGGCCCCGATCAGCCCTTGAGCTCGGTGTACATCCCCTCGATCTGCTCGGCGTACATCTGATTCACGACCCGCCGCTTCACCTTGAGGGAGGGCGTCAGCTGACCGCCTTCGAGGGTCATCTCCTGATCCAGCAGGACGATTTTCTTGACGCGCTCGTAGTTGGAGAGGTGTTCGTTCACCCGCTCGACGCGGCTGCCCACCTTGGCCACCACGAGCGGGTTCTTGATGAGCTCGGCGTGGGACTTGAAGGTGATCTTCTTGTAGCCTGCCCACCGCACCAGGCTGTCGAAATTGGGCACGATGAGCGCGGTGATGAAGTTGCGCTGGTCACCGATGAGCACGGCTTGCGAGATGTACTTGTCCACCTTGAGCTGGTTCTCGATGGGCTGGGGGGCCACCTTCTTGCCCCCGCTCGTGACGATGAGCTCTTTCTTCCGGTCGGTGATGTACAGACGCCCCTCGTCGTCGAAGTGCCCGATGTCGCCGGTGTGGAAGTAGCCGTCGGCATCGATGGCTTCCTGGGTGGCTTTCTCGTTGTTCCAGTACCCCACCATGATGTTCGGCCCCTGGCAGAGGATCTCGCCATCTTCCGCGATCTTCACGAAGGGGCGGCCGTTCCATTCCTTGTAGAGCGGGCGGCCCACGCAGCCGGGGATGACCTCGCCGAAGCGGTTCACGGTGATGATCGGGCTGGTCTCGGTCAGGCCGTATCCCTCGAGGATGGGGATGCCGAGGATCCAGAAGAACTCCATGATCTTTCCGCCGAGGGGGGCGCCGCCGCTGACGGCGATCTTCAGCCGGCCCCCGGTGCGCTGGCGGATCTTCTCGAAGACGACGGCCTTCGCCGTGCGGTACCACATGCCCTTCCAGGAGGGGGGCTCCTGGCCCTTCAGCAGGTAGGGCACCGCCTGGCGGCCCGCCAGCATGGCCCAGTGGAAGATCAGGCGCTTGATGAAGCTGCCGGAGGACACCGCGTCGTAGATCTTCGCGAAGATCTTCTCGTAGATGCGGGGGACCGAGGCCATGAGCGTGGGTCGCACTTCCAGCATGTCGGCCGCGACGGTGTTGACGCTCTCCGCGTAGTAGATGGAGGCGCCGACATGAAACCACAGGAAGTGGCCGGCCATGCGCTCGAAGATGTGGGTGAGCGGCAGGAAGCTCAGGGCCCGCTCGTTGTCGGTGATGTTGGCCACCGTGGCCCGGCCCGCGAGGACATTGGATACGAGGTTGCCGTGCGTGAGGATGGCGCCTTTGGGGTCGCCTGTGGTGCCGGAGGTGTAGATGAGGGTGAGGATGTCCGAGGCTTTCCTCTGCTCGCCCCAGGCGCGGACTTCCGGACGACGGGCCTCCATGGCCAGGCCTTCCCGCTGGAGATCCGACCAGAGGAGGAGGTTCCGGCTGGCCACCGCCGGAAGCTCGCCATCGATCAGCACGGCGGCCTCCAGAGCCGGCAGCTCGTCCCAGTGGGCCAGCACCTTGTCGAGCTGTTCGCGAGTGGAGCAGAGCACCCACCGGGATTGGCTGTCCTTCAGGATATAGGCCGCCTGGTCGGCGTTCAGGGTGGCGTAGATGGTCACATCGGGGGTGCCCAGGATGGCGCAGGCGTAATCGGCGATGGCCCACTCCGGGCGGTTTTCCGACATGAACGCCACCCGGTCTCCGGGTTTGAGGCCGCGGGCGGCCATGGCCAGAGCCAAACGCTCGACCCGGGCCACGATCTCGGCGTGGGAAATGGGTTCGTAGACGCCATTGCGCTTCGCGGCGAGGGCGTCAGGAAGGTTCTTCTCTGCGGCCGTATAGAAAAGCTGGGCAATGGTTTCGATGGGCTGGGCCACAATGACTCCGAAACACTTGGGGGATGTGAAGGCATGGTAACAGGGAAGGGCGCAGCGCCGCTGGGGGAGGGCATTCAGGCCTTCCACCTGGAGCAGCGCGCCCGAGGCGTGTCACCTCATACGGCCCGGGCTCAGCAGGGCGATCTGGACAAGCTCCTCGACCATGCCGTCCGCAGCCGATGGGACGACTGGGAGGTCAGTCCCCGCACCGTCCGCGGATTCGCCCTGGAACTGGGGGACCGCGGCCTCGATCCCGCCAGCCAGGCCCGCATCCTCTCCACGGTGCGAGGGTTCTTCCGCTGGCTGTGGGAGACGCGGCGCATCACCAAGAACCCCGCTTCCGGCTTGCGGAATCCGAAGCAGCCCCAGCGGCTCCCGGCCTTCCTCACGGAAGGTGAAAGCCAGGCCCTCCTGGACCTGCCGCCGGCCATCGACTTCCCCTCCTCGCGCCTCACCTGCCTGCTGGAACTGCTCTACGCCTCGGGCCTGCGCGTGTCCGAGCTGGTGGGCCTCGATCTGCAGGATCTGCTGATGGACCAGCGCACCCTGCGGGTGCTCGGCAAGGGGCGCAAGGAGCGCCTGGTGCCCTACCATGTCCAGGCGGCGGAAATTCTCACGGCCTACCTGGGGTTCCGCTCCGCCTTCCTGGCGGCCAAGGGGCTGCCGCCCAACGCGGCCCTCTTCCTGAACCAGCGTGGCGGGCGGCTCACGCCGACCAGTGTGCGGGCGCTGCTCCGGGCGGCCCTGGAGGCGGCCTCCGTGCGGTCCCGCGTCAGCCCCCACGCGCTGCGGCACAGCTTCGCCACCCACCTGCTGAATCGCGGAATGGACCTGCGGGCCATCCAGGAGCTGCTGGGCCACGCCAGCCTCAGCACCACGCAGCGCTACACTCACCTGGGCCTCGATGAACTGGCCCGAACCTACGAGAAGGCCCACCCCCGGGCCAAAAGCTAGGAGCATTCCATGGCGTTCGTCATCCCCACCCCCCCCCGTCCTGCGATTCCCGTCGAGGGCATGGAGCCTCTGTTCCCGGTCCGGCGCATCTACTGCGTGGGGCGGAACTATGCGGACCACGCCCGGGAGATGGGCGGCGATCCGAATCGCGAGCCCCCGTTCTTCTTCGGGAAGCCGCATGATGCCGTGGTGCCGGGCGGTGGCGACATCGCCTATCCACCAGTCACCTCCAACCTGCACTACGAAGTGGAGCTGGTGGTGGCCCTCAGCGGGGGCGGACGGGACATTCCGGCCCAGGAGGCCCTCGCCTGCGTCTACGGGTACGCCGTGGGCATCGACCTCACCCGCCGGGACCTCCAGGCGAAGTTCAAGGACAAGGGCCAGCCCTGGGAGATGGCCAAGGGCTTCGACCAGTCGGCGCCGGTCTCGGCACTCGTGCCGGCGGCCCGCCTCGGTCACCCGGCATCCGGAGGCATCTGGTTGTCGGTGAACGGCGTGGAGCGGCAGCGCGGCGACCTGGCCCAGATGACCTGGAATGTGGCCGAGGTGATCGCCCACCTGTCGTCCTATGTGGCCCTGGCCCCCGGAGACATCATCTTCACCGGGACGCCGTCCGGCGTCGGCGCCATCGTCCGCGGGGACCGCGTGCGTTGCGGCATCGAGGGCATCGGAGAGCTGGAGATCGTCCTGGTCTGATCGGCCGGAACCGGGCCGTCAGTTTCCGCCGGTCTTCTTGAACTGGGCGATGATGTCGTCGACGCTGTCCTTGCGGCTGTCGGCCTCCAGGCTGGTTTCGAAGATGTGGTCCTGGGTGGCCACGCGGCGTTCGGCGAAGCCTTCGCCGGACATGGCGCCGGAATGGATGTTGAAGATCACCAGCAGCCGGTTGAGGCCGCTCTGGAACTGCTTGAGGAGGATCACGACCTTCTCGATCTTCTGGCGCGTGATGTCCTGGAACTGGAGGATGTTGAGGATCTCGAAGGCCTCATCGCTCACCTGCTGGAGCAGGGCCTTCGTGGGGGCCAGGTCCGTCGCCGCGGCCGGAGCCGTGACCTGCTGGGCGAACAGGAATTCGAGCACTTCCTGAGCCAGGGCGGTCCGATCCTCACCGCCCGCGGCCCGGTCCAGGAAGCCGGTGACGGCCTCCTGCAGGTGGGCCTGCCGCTGGCTCTGTTCATTCAGGCCCTTCTGGCAGGCCTCGAGGCTTCGCGTGGCGTCGTCGCTGGCGGCCATGAGGGTATCCAGGCGGTTCATGACGCTCTGGGTGGCCTCTTCGGTGTCCGAGGTGATGGCGTCGAGCTGGGCGGCCAGTTCCGGCACCTGGGTGCTCTGGTGCTTCACCGAGGCATCCAGCTGCTGCAGGTTGAGGAGGGTCTGGTTGATGCTGGAGACGAGCGCCCCCAGTTCGCCTTTGGCCTCGATGTCGATCTTTTGGTACACCTGACCGTTGGCCATGTCCCGGGCGGCCTGGGCCAGGCGCAGGAGGCTGGCCTGGGAATCCCCCTGGAGATCCCGGCGCAGGTCCCCGATCAGTTCTTCGAGGGTGATGAGCCGCTGGTCAAGCCGCTCCCGGCGGGCCTGGAACTCGGCCACCAGGGCATCGGAGCCGCTGGTTGGAATCTGGTCGTCGGGGGCATCGGTCATGGAAACTCCAGGGCGCCCTCAGGGTGCGGGCCGCACCTTCACATGCGTACCTTCGGCCAGCCCCCAGGCCTGCATGAGTTCTCGCGGGATGGCCACCTGCTTGTCGGGAAGACCGGGCACGAACTCCACCCGCTCCACCGCCGGGCCCTTGGGCCAGATGATGCGCAGGTTCCGGACGCCGTGGCGGTAGGGCCCCACCACGGTCCACCAGCCCTCCATGGCCTTGGGCAGCTCGAGGTGGTCCCCCTTGCGGAAGAGCCCCGTCTTCAGCTGGGTGACGGCCACATGGGCATCGGGCTCCAGCACATCCAGGCGACCGGCGTCCTTGAGGATGGAGGCTGCCTGGAGGACGGCCACATCGTGCTGGCCGGAGGCCGCCATGATCTCCTGGAAGTCGCGGTAGCCGTCGAAGAAGGGCAGGACGCGGCGTTCCTCGGCGAAGAGCTTGAGGCCCTCCAGGAGCTGTGGGGCCGGCAGGGTGGGCCAGGGCACCGCCGTAAGGCGGGGGAAGATGGTGTTGAGGCGCTTCCGGCTGTCCTGGATCCGTGCGGAGTCCATGAGCAGGTCGGGCACCGTGCGGCGGATGGTCACTGGGATCTGGAGCTGGGTGGTGAGGAACTCGAACTGGCCGGACACCCACTCCAGGATCTCGAAGGCGGCGGGCTCGCCCCGGGTCGACAGGGTCTCCGCATGGATCACTTCACCGCGTGAGAAATACAGCACCCCGCTCACCTTGCCGGAGCTGACCTGAAGCATGCCCGTCTTGCGGTTGACATGGAGCAGCTGCGCCACATCCGTCAGGGAGATGCTTTCCAGGGTGCCGCGCAGGTTGCTCATGGCTGCCCCTCAATCGGCGCGAGCAGTTCCTGCAGCAGGACATGGATCCGTTCCCGGGTGATGGGCTTCACGGCGAAGATGTCCGCGCCGCTGCGAAGTCCCTCCCGCCAGGCCGACTCGCCGTCGTAGCCCGTGAGGAGCACGACCTTGATGCCCTGGCACTCCGGATCGTCCTTGATGGAGTGGCACAGGGCGGCGCCGCTCTCGCCGGGCATCAGGACATCCAGGAACACCAGGTTCACCGGCTCCTGGGCCAGGGCCCGGCGGGCGGAACTCGCATCGGTGGCCTCCAGGACGCGATGCCCGGCCATCTCGATGTATTCCCGGAGGACCAGCCGGACCTCGGAATCGTCGTCGACCACCAGGACAGTGCTCACGGCCGGGCTTCCATCACGGCGCCGAGCATCTCTTCCACCGCCCGCTCCAGTCCCACCAGCACGGCCCTGCCAATGAGGCTGTGCCCGATGTTCAGCTCCTCGACCTCGGGGATGGCCGCGATGGGGCCCACATTCTGCAGGTTCAATCCGTGGCCCGCCAGCACACGCAGGCCGAGGCGGCTGCCCAGGCGGGCGGCATCGCGGATTTTGGCCAATTCCGCCGTCGCATCGGAATCCATGGGCAGGTCGCTGTAGACCCCCGTGTTCAGCTCCACCGCATCGGCCTCGAGCTTGGCGGCCATCTTCACCTGGTCGAGCACCGGATCCACGAACAGGCTCACGCGGATGCCGGCGCTGCGCAGCTCCCGCAGCACAGGGCGCAGCATGCCCTGGAGGAAGATGGCATCCAGGCCGCCCTGGGTGGTGAGCTCCTCGCGGCTTTCGGGGACCAGGGTCACCCAGGAGGGCCGGGCGGGGATGACGGCCTCCAGGGCCTCGGGGGTGGCCGCGCACTCGACATTCAGCGGCACCGCCAGCACTTCCTTGAGGAGGCGGAGGTCACGGTCCTGGATGTGGCGGCGGTCGCCCCGGAGGTGGACCGTGATGCCATGGGCCCCGGCGCTCTGGGCCAGCAGGGCGGCGGCGACGGGTTCGGGCTCATGCCCTCCCCGGGCCTGCCGGAGGGTGGCCACATGGTCGATGTTGACGCCAAGCCTGAGGTTCAATGCGGGCTCCAGAGAGTGATCTACTTTAGCTTATCCCCTCACTGACTCCATCGGCACCGGAGAGCGCAGGCAGGAGAGGCAAAAAAGAAGTTGAAACACATAAAATGGACTGCCAACCTTAACCCATGGACGCCTCGACCCCGCTTCCCTCCCTGTTCCTCGCCCACGGTTCTCCCATGCTCGCCCTGGATGGGGGCGCCTGGGGGCAGGCCGTCTCGGACCTCGGCCGGACGCTGCCGCCCCTGCGGGCCATCCTGGTCTGCTCGGCCCACTGGGAAGCCGCGGGCCCGTTCCGGTTCTCCTCGGCCGGACGGCCGGGTGTCATGCACGATTTCGGCGGTTTCCCCGAGGCGCTCTACGCCCTGGACTATCCGGCCCCGGGTTCCCCGGACCTGGCCCGGGAGGCCGCCAGCCTGCTACAGGCCGCGGGCCTGGAGACCCAACTGGATCCCCAGCGCCCCCTCGACCACGGGGCCTGGGTGCCGCTGCGCTACCTCGCCCCGGAGGCCGCCCTGCCGGTGGTGCAGCTGTCCCTCCCCCGGCCCCGGACGCCGGAACGGCTCCTGGCGGCGGGACGGGCCCTGGCCCCGCTGCGCGAGCGCGGCGTGCTGATCCTCGGCAGCGGCGGCGTGGTGCACAACCTCCGCCACCTGGATTGGCAGGACGCCTCCGGACCCGAATCCTGGGCCAAGGATTTCCAATCATGGGTGGATGCCCGCCTGGTGACTCGGGACGCCGGGGCGCTCGCGAAGTGGCGGTCGGCTCCGGGTGCAGTGGAATCCGTGCCGACCTCCGAACATCTGGACCCCCTCTTCGTGGCCCTCGGGGCCTCCCAGTCCGCGGCGGAAAAGCAGGCCGCGCCGGGCAAGCTGTTTGACGGCTGGCAGCTCGGCAACCTCAGCCTGGCCAGCTATCGCTTCGATTAGGAGGTCGTAACAAAACCCTGCGCGGCGTTGTGGGGTTTTGTTGCCACCTCTGCACCTCAGGCCTCGGCCCGCTTCATGCTTCGCAGGGCCATGGTCCAGATGACGGCGGAGAGGCCCAGCAGCTTGAGCACCTCCGGCCAGAAGGCCTCAAGGCCCGCGCCCCGCAGCACCACCGCCCGGATGATGATGAGGAAGTGGGTGAGCGGCATGATCTCGCCGAGGAGGAAGAAGGGCAGGGGCATGCCCTCCCGGGGGAAGATGTAGCCGCTGAGGAACACGAAGGGCAGGAAGGTGAGCATGCTCATCTGGGCGCTCTGGCCCTGGCTCTGGGCCGTGGTGGAGATGCGGATGCCGATGCCGAGCATGGCGACGATGAAGAGTCCGGCCATCAGGTAGAGGAGGAGTACGGAGCCCGCCACAGGCACATGGAAGAAGAGGTGGGCGACGCCGAACAGCACGGTCATCTGGGCGTAGGCCATCACCACCACGGGGATGATCTTGCCGGCGAACAGCTCCATGGGTGTGACCGGTGTGACGAGCACCTGATCCAGCGTGCCGCGCTCCTTCTCTCGCACGATGGCGTTGGCCGCGAACATGATGCAGGTCATGGAGAGGATCACGCCCACCAGGCCTGGCACGATGAAGGTGGGGCTGCGGAGATCCGGGTTGTACCACGGCCGGATCCGCACCTCCACCGGCATCACGGGCTTGGCGGCACCGCCGTAGCCCATGCGGTCATACAGCAGCTGGGTGTTGCGGAGCTGCCCCACCCCGGCGGCCGTGGACATGGCGCTGCCCGCCGTGGTGGGACTGGAGCCATCCACGAGGATCATCACCTCGCCGGTCTGGCCCGACCGGATGCGGCGGGCGTAGTCCGGCGGGAACCACACGCCCACCTGGGCCCGGCCCCGGTCCAGGGCCGCGCGGAGCTCAGCCTCGGAGGCGACATGGGCCTTCACATCGAAGTATTGGGTGGCCACCAGGCCATCCACGAAGCTGCGGCTCTCCTGGCTCCGGGACTCGTCCAGCACCGCCGCCGGCATGTGCTTCACATCGTAGTTGATGGCGAAGCCGAAGATGATGAGCTGCATGAGGGGCATGCCCAGCGTGAAGGCCAGGGTCATCCGGTCCCGGCGCAGCTGCAGGAATTCCTTCCAGACCAGGGCTTTGATGCGGTTCCACATGGTCGCTCCTAGACGGCGCGAGAGCGCTGGACGAGATCCACGAACAGGTCTTCGAGGGAAGGCAGTTCCGGCGGCAGAGCCTCGAAGGTGTGGCCGGCTTGCCGAAGCGTCGCGAGCAGCGAGGAGGGATCGGCCTCGGCCGGGAGGGAGAGGCGCACGCTGCGTCCCAGCAACTCGGCGGCGAGCACTTCCGGGTGGGTCCGCGCCGCAGCCCGCAAGGCGCGGAAGCCCTCGGTCCGAAGTTCGACCACCTGGCGGCCCAGGCCTTCCTTGAGAGCCCGCGGACGCCCATAGGCCATGAGCTTCCCGCCGAGGATGAAGGCCAGGCGATCGCATTGGTCGGCTTCGGCCAGGTTGTGGGTGGTGACGAGGATGCTCATGCCCTCCGCCACGAGTTCGTCCATGGCCTCCCAGAAGAGCCTTCGCCGCAGGGGGTCCACGCCGCTGGTGGGTTCGTCCAGGAAGAGCACCTCCGGCCGGTGGAGGGTGGCGGCCGCCAGCGCCACCCGCTGCCGCTCGCCGGTGGAGAGCTTGGATACGAGCAGGTCCCGGTGGGCCCAGACCTGCATCTCCTTCAGGCGGAAGTCGAGTTCGGAAGCCAGCCGCGGACCTTCGAGGCCGTAGAGGCCTCCGAAGAAGCGGAGGTTCTCCGCCACCGTGAGGTCTGTCAGCAGGCTGGATTTCTGGCTCATGTAGCCCATGCGCCCCCGCACCTGGTCCGCCTCGGTGAACAGGTCCCGGCCCAGGGCCCGGGCCTCGCCCGCACTGGGGGCCAGCACGCCGCAGAGCATGCGGATGGTGGTGCTCTTGCCGGCACCGTTGGGCCCGAGGAAGCCGAAGATCTCCCCAGGCTGGATCTCGAAGCTGAGCTCCGAGACGGCGGTGAAGTCGCCGAAGCGGCGCGTGAGGCCCCGAACCTGCAGAACCGGCTCAGCCATGGAGGTTCCCGGCTTCCACGAGGGCGTGCAGGAAGACATCCTCCACGCTGGTCTCCGCGAGGCGGACCTGCTCGACGCCCGGCAGGGCGGAGAGCCGCGCCAGCAGCGGCGCGGGATCCTGGTCGGGAAACCGGACGCGCAGCACCTCGCCCTCGGCGAACAGGTCCAGGGGCGCCAGCGCGGCGAGCGCCGCCTGCACCTCGCGGCGCCGGGCGCTCACGAGCCGGAACACCAGGCCGGGCAGGCCCCGCCGGAAGGAGGCCCGGTCCCCTTCCTGGAGAACCTGGCCTTCGTGCATGAGCAGCATGCGGTGGGCGTATTCGGCCTCGTCCATGTAGGGCGTGGAGAAGAGGATGGCCACGCCCTCGTCGTGGACCGCGTGCAGCAGCTCCCAGAACTCCCGACGGCTCACGGGATCCACGCCCGTGGTGGGCTCGTCCAGGAGGAGGAGGCGCGGCTCCGTGAGCAGGGCCGTGCAGAGGGAGAGCTTCTGCTTCATGCCGCCGGACAGGGCCCCGGAAGGCCGGTCCCGGAAGGCCATCAGGTCTACGGATTCCAGCAGGCGCCGGATCCGGGGGGCGGGATCCGGCAGGCCGAAGAGGCCCGCCTGGAACTGCAGGTTCTCAGCCACCGTGAGTTCGGGGGCGAGGCTGAAGGTCTGGGGCACATAGCTGACGCCCTGACGGTCGAGGTGGCGAACTACCGCTCCGCCGGAAGGCTTCTGCAGGCCGATGAGCATGCGGAAGGTGGTGGTCTTCCCCGCGCCATCGGGGCCGATGAGGCCCACGAGGTCGCCCTCGGAAAGGCTCAGGTCCAGCCCCTTCACGGCCTCTTTCGGGCCGAAGCGGCAAGTGAGGTCCCGGGCCTCCAGCAGGATCATCGGTGGGCGCTCCCCAGGCGGACATCCACGGCCACGCCGGGCATCAGGCCCTGCTCCCAGCCGCCCTTGAGGTTCACCCGCGCGGGATAGACGAGGTTCACGCGTTCTTCACGGCTCTCGACCATCTTCGGTGTGAACTCGGCTTCGGAGGCCACTTCGTCGAGGGTGGCCTCGAGGATGCGCTTGTCCGGCGTCTCCACGGTGACGGGGGAACCGAGCCGCGCCTGGCCTTGCAGGGGCTGGGGCAGGTAGATCCGCACCCACAGCTGGTCGAGACGGGCCAGGGTAAGTACCGGCTGACCCGGGGCCAGGATGCTGCCGGGCTCCCGCAAGCGGTGGGTGACGAGGCCATCGAAGGGGGCCCGCACCTCCGTGAAGCCGGCCTGGGCCCGGCTCTGCTGCAGCACGGCCTGGGCCTTCCGTGCTTCGGCGGAACCAGCCTGCCGTTGCTCGACGCGGGCCCCGGCCCTCAGCTCGACCAGGGCCTTGGCCTGCAGGTTCAGCGCCGCCGCAGCCCGATCCCGCTCGGCCGTGACGCGGTCCAGCTCGGCCTGGGAGAGCACCTGGTCCCGGAAGAGGCGGGCCGTGCGGTGGAGGTTCTCTTCGGCGAGCCTCACCGCGGCCTCGGCATCGCGCACCCGGGCTTCACCCTGGGCGATCTGCTCGGCGCGGGTGCCACGGTCCAGTTCCAGGCGCTTGGCGTCGGCGCTGTCGAAGCCGGCCTGGTCGCGGAGCACGGCGGCGTCCAGTTCCTCGGCCACCACCCGGGCCAGCAGATCCCCGGCCTTCACGCGCTGGCCTTCGCGGACCTGGAGTTCCACGAGCCGCCCCCCGGCCCGGGGACCGAGGTCCGTGAGGTAAGCCTCCACCCGGCCATTGAGGAGGGGGCGGGGATCCCGCCGGCAGGCCAGGAGGAGCAGCGGAAGCAGGAGCAGGGCCTTGCGCATGGAAGATCCTTTAAGGTCGGGATGGATCAGGGACGGGTATCGGGCAGGGGGGGGATCGGAGCGGCCGGGTCGGCAGCGAGGCCCCGCCAGTAGAGCTCCAGCCAGGCGCGTTCGCCCTTGGCCACGGATTCCTCGGGCGTCAGCCCCAGGATGCGCGGGGCCACGACGGGCAGCACATCGAGAACCTCCAAGTGGAGCTTCACGAAGAAGAAGGTGGCGAGGAGCAGATCCAGCCCCTCCCGCACCTCACCCCGCTGAACCCCCTGCTCAAGGATGCTCCGGACCTGGAGGGCGGCCCCGAACAGGCGGCTCTGGATCGTTTCCTGGATGCCCTCGGTCCCCCGGACGATTTCCCCGCGTACGAGGCTGCGGAGGCCTGGATCCTGGCCGAGGCGCCGGCCGTAGATGCCCAGGACCTCCCACAGGCGCAGGGCGGTGTGGCGATCATCGGAAGGATCCGCCAGCTGCTTCAGCTCCTCGACCAGGGGCGGGATGCGGCGGTCCAGGAGGGCCGTGAACATGGCCTCCTTGCTGTCGAAGTGGTAATAGATCAGGGCCGGGTCGCAGCCCGCTTGCCGGGCGATGGCGCGCAGGCTGGCGGCACGCAGGCCGTCCCGGGCGAAAACCTCCTGGGCCGCGTTCAGGAGCTGGTCCGCATCCATTCGGGTGGGCTTGGGGCCGCGGGGACGGGAAGGGTGTGGAAGGGGCGCAGGAGAGGGCATGGGACTCCAATTCAACACGCGTTGAATATTGGGGTCCGTGCAGTCCTTGCGCAAGGTTTTATTTCATCGACCGTGGAAATAAAGTGCAGACCACAAAAAGCCCCCGGGGTTCCGGGGGCTCTTCAGAAGAAAACGGCCGGCTACTCGCTGGAGATGGGAACGACCGTGGTGTCTTCGATGGTGAGCACCTCGGC
The window above is part of the Geothrix sp. genome. Proteins encoded here:
- a CDS encoding FKBP-type peptidyl-prolyl cis-trans isomerase → MRASIACLSVLLLVSVYGCRTPQASAPHLSTSPSGLGIADLAPGSGPSPRIGQTCVVEALGWVEESGQKGRLFLDTRKRGYPATFPLGVGRVIKGWDEGLATMRQGGKRLLRVPPALGYAPHEIGDDIPPGATLLFELDLVDIR
- a CDS encoding long-chain fatty acid--CoA ligase produces the protein MAQPIETIAQLFYTAAEKNLPDALAAKRNGVYEPISHAEIVARVERLALAMAARGLKPGDRVAFMSENRPEWAIADYACAILGTPDVTIYATLNADQAAYILKDSQSRWVLCSTREQLDKVLAHWDELPALEAAVLIDGELPAVASRNLLLWSDLQREGLAMEARRPEVRAWGEQRKASDILTLIYTSGTTGDPKGAILTHGNLVSNVLAGRATVANITDNERALSFLPLTHIFERMAGHFLWFHVGASIYYAESVNTVAADMLEVRPTLMASVPRIYEKIFAKIYDAVSSGSFIKRLIFHWAMLAGRQAVPYLLKGQEPPSWKGMWYRTAKAVVFEKIRQRTGGRLKIAVSGGAPLGGKIMEFFWILGIPILEGYGLTETSPIITVNRFGEVIPGCVGRPLYKEWNGRPFVKIAEDGEILCQGPNIMVGYWNNEKATQEAIDADGYFHTGDIGHFDDEGRLYITDRKKELIVTSGGKKVAPQPIENQLKVDKYISQAVLIGDQRNFITALIVPNFDSLVRWAGYKKITFKSHAELIKNPLVVAKVGSRVERVNEHLSNYERVKKIVLLDQEMTLEGGQLTPSLKVKRRVVNQMYAEQIEGMYTELKG
- a CDS encoding tyrosine-type recombinase/integrase, with translation MVTGKGAAPLGEGIQAFHLEQRARGVSPHTARAQQGDLDKLLDHAVRSRWDDWEVSPRTVRGFALELGDRGLDPASQARILSTVRGFFRWLWETRRITKNPASGLRNPKQPQRLPAFLTEGESQALLDLPPAIDFPSSRLTCLLELLYASGLRVSELVGLDLQDLLMDQRTLRVLGKGRKERLVPYHVQAAEILTAYLGFRSAFLAAKGLPPNAALFLNQRGGRLTPTSVRALLRAALEAASVRSRVSPHALRHSFATHLLNRGMDLRAIQELLGHASLSTTQRYTHLGLDELARTYEKAHPRAKS
- a CDS encoding fumarylacetoacetate hydrolase family protein — its product is MAFVIPTPPRPAIPVEGMEPLFPVRRIYCVGRNYADHAREMGGDPNREPPFFFGKPHDAVVPGGGDIAYPPVTSNLHYEVELVVALSGGGRDIPAQEALACVYGYAVGIDLTRRDLQAKFKDKGQPWEMAKGFDQSAPVSALVPAARLGHPASGGIWLSVNGVERQRGDLAQMTWNVAEVIAHLSSYVALAPGDIIFTGTPSGVGAIVRGDRVRCGIEGIGELEIVLV
- a CDS encoding methyl-accepting chemotaxis protein produces the protein MTDAPDDQIPTSGSDALVAEFQARRERLDQRLITLEELIGDLRRDLQGDSQASLLRLAQAARDMANGQVYQKIDIEAKGELGALVSSINQTLLNLQQLDASVKHQSTQVPELAAQLDAITSDTEEATQSVMNRLDTLMAASDDATRSLEACQKGLNEQSQRQAHLQEAVTGFLDRAAGGEDRTALAQEVLEFLFAQQVTAPAAATDLAPTKALLQQVSDEAFEILNILQFQDITRQKIEKVVILLKQFQSGLNRLLVIFNIHSGAMSGEGFAERRVATQDHIFETSLEADSRKDSVDDIIAQFKKTGGN
- a CDS encoding DUF4388 domain-containing protein encodes the protein MSNLRGTLESISLTDVAQLLHVNRKTGMLQVSSGKVSGVLYFSRGEVIHAETLSTRGEPAAFEILEWVSGQFEFLTTQLQIPVTIRRTVPDLLMDSARIQDSRKRLNTIFPRLTAVPWPTLPAPQLLEGLKLFAEERRVLPFFDGYRDFQEIMAASGQHDVAVLQAASILKDAGRLDVLEPDAHVAVTQLKTGLFRKGDHLELPKAMEGWWTVVGPYRHGVRNLRIIWPKGPAVERVEFVPGLPDKQVAIPRELMQAWGLAEGTHVKVRPAP
- a CDS encoding response regulator; the protein is MSTVLVVDDDSEVRLVLREYIEMAGHRVLEATDASSARRALAQEPVNLVFLDVLMPGESGAALCHSIKDDPECQGIKVVLLTGYDGESAWREGLRSGADIFAVKPITRERIHVLLQELLAPIEGQP
- a CDS encoding pyridoxine 5'-phosphate synthase, which translates into the protein MNLRLGVNIDHVATLRQARGGHEPEPVAAALLAQSAGAHGITVHLRGDRRHIQDRDLRLLKEVLAVPLNVECAATPEALEAVIPARPSWVTLVPESREELTTQGGLDAIFLQGMLRPVLRELRSAGIRVSLFVDPVLDQVKMAAKLEADAVELNTGVYSDLPMDSDATAELAKIRDAARLGSRLGLRVLAGHGLNLQNVGPIAAIPEVEELNIGHSLIGRAVLVGLERAVEEMLGAVMEARP